A part of Paraburkholderia largidicola genomic DNA contains:
- the oxc gene encoding oxalyl-CoA decarboxylase, producing MADVLEIRPQESAEENAQQTTDGFHLVIDALKANDIDTIFGLVGIPITDLARLAQAEGMRFIGFRHEQHAGHAAAIAGYMTQKPGICLTVSAPGFLNGLTALANATTNCFPMILISGSSEREIVDLQQGDYEEMDQLNAAKPYAKAAYRVLHAEDIGIGLARAIRAAVSGRPGGVYLDLPAKLLSQTIDAVKAKQSLVRVIDAAPRQLPAPDSVKRAIDLLKGAKRPLVLLGKGAAYSQADKEIRAFIEKTGIPYLPMSMAKGLLPDTHEQSASAARSFVLAESDVVVLVGARLNWLLSHGKGKTWGKPKQFVQIDISAQEMDSNVAIAAPIVGDIGSCVASLLDQVGDDFPQPPKEWLDAVSEKKNTNLQKMAATLAKNPSPMNFHSALRVLRDIVKANPDINVVNEGANTLDYARAIIDMYQPRKRFDSGTWGVMGIGMGFAIGAAVTSGKPVLAIEGDSAFGFSGMELETICRYDLPVCTIIFNNNGVYRGTDVNPTGGKDVAPTVFVKDARYDKMIEAFGGIGYNVTTPEELEKAVKEAIASGKPTLINAVIDEAAGTESGRLTNLNPQSAAMKK from the coding sequence ATGGCAGATGTACTTGAGATCAGACCGCAAGAATCCGCTGAAGAGAACGCACAACAAACGACGGACGGTTTCCACCTCGTCATCGATGCACTCAAAGCAAACGATATCGACACGATTTTTGGTCTGGTCGGCATTCCTATCACCGACCTCGCGCGCCTCGCGCAAGCCGAAGGAATGCGCTTTATCGGATTTCGTCACGAGCAGCACGCAGGTCATGCAGCCGCTATCGCGGGCTACATGACGCAAAAGCCCGGCATCTGTCTCACGGTGTCCGCACCGGGCTTCCTGAACGGCCTCACGGCCCTCGCCAACGCAACGACGAACTGCTTCCCGATGATCCTGATCAGCGGATCGAGCGAGCGTGAAATCGTCGACTTGCAGCAAGGCGACTACGAAGAGATGGATCAGCTCAACGCAGCGAAGCCGTACGCGAAGGCTGCGTATCGCGTGCTGCACGCGGAAGACATCGGCATCGGCCTCGCACGTGCGATTCGCGCTGCCGTGTCGGGTCGTCCGGGCGGCGTGTACCTGGATCTGCCCGCGAAGCTGCTGTCGCAGACCATCGACGCCGTGAAGGCCAAGCAGTCGCTGGTACGCGTGATCGACGCCGCGCCGCGCCAGCTGCCCGCGCCTGATTCCGTCAAGCGCGCGATCGATCTGCTGAAAGGCGCGAAGCGTCCGCTGGTGCTGCTCGGCAAGGGCGCAGCGTACTCGCAGGCCGACAAGGAAATCCGCGCCTTCATCGAGAAGACGGGCATTCCGTATCTGCCGATGTCGATGGCCAAGGGCCTGCTGCCCGATACGCACGAGCAATCGGCTTCGGCTGCGCGTTCGTTCGTGCTGGCCGAGTCGGATGTCGTCGTGCTGGTCGGCGCGCGTCTGAACTGGCTGCTGTCACACGGCAAGGGCAAGACCTGGGGCAAGCCGAAGCAGTTCGTGCAGATCGATATCTCGGCGCAGGAAATGGATAGCAACGTCGCGATCGCGGCGCCTATCGTCGGCGATATCGGTTCGTGCGTTGCTTCGCTGCTCGACCAGGTTGGCGACGACTTCCCGCAGCCGCCGAAGGAATGGCTCGACGCCGTCAGCGAGAAGAAGAACACGAACCTGCAGAAGATGGCCGCGACGCTCGCGAAGAATCCGTCGCCGATGAACTTCCACAGCGCGCTGCGCGTGCTGCGCGACATCGTCAAGGCGAATCCGGATATCAACGTCGTCAACGAAGGCGCGAACACGCTCGACTATGCGCGCGCCATCATCGACATGTATCAGCCGCGCAAGCGTTTCGATTCGGGTACGTGGGGTGTGATGGGCATTGGCATGGGCTTCGCGATCGGTGCAGCCGTGACGAGCGGCAAGCCGGTGCTCGCGATCGAAGGCGATAGCGCGTTCGGCTTCAGCGGCATGGAACTCGAAACGATCTGCCGTTACGACCTGCCCGTGTGCACGATCATCTTCAACAACAACGGCGTGTATCGCGGCACCGACGTGAATCCGACAGGCGGCAAGGACGTCGCGCCGACGGTGTTCGTGAAGGACGCGCGCTACGACAAGATGATCGAGGCATTCGGCGGCATCGGCTACAACGTGACGACGCCAGAAGAACTGGAGAAAGCGGTGAAGGAAGCGATCGCATCCGGCAAGCCGACGCTCATCAACGCAGTGATCGACGAAGCGGCGGGCACCGAAAGCGGACGCCTGACCAATCTGAACCCGCAAAGCGCGGCAATGAAAAAGTGA
- a CDS encoding metallophosphoesterase family protein translates to MAAEPDSFRDQFVSLFQSAVDQVVRSTTPSATLASRPGTDNALVNAAATIASLKSQGQSTLPDVAPGEVAQDAWTCAKMGFALMEARARGDAAGADSIENDLRYNVCDPAWIKVIESYMQFFGPDGKRASIPYRRAAAIGPVTVPLKGGATVALIADWGTGTDVAVDLLKQAALQNPDVVIHLGDIYYSGTPQECDANFRNIVDSVLSRNTKDVPVYTLSGNHDMYSGGAGYYGLIDTLNDHARLQPASFFCLRNDDWQFIAMDTGLHDYDPFHGTEVLTFLEQDEEDWIVERIAEFSGKTILLSHHQLFSALSQIGPLQRGGKLVAHNPKLLASFQRFAQAAKQPVSAWFWGHEHNLSIYQPYLGLNRGRCIGHGAVPVIVDGRENAPDPRIVNPPALQNVLLKEADKIYMHGFTIIRLGQGAQSGQASAEYYESSDGTTPMFTETL, encoded by the coding sequence ATGGCCGCCGAACCCGACAGCTTCCGCGATCAATTCGTCTCGCTGTTCCAGTCAGCCGTCGATCAGGTCGTGCGCAGCACGACGCCTTCCGCGACGCTCGCCTCGCGGCCTGGAACGGACAACGCGCTCGTCAACGCGGCAGCGACGATTGCGTCGCTGAAGTCGCAAGGTCAATCGACGTTGCCCGACGTCGCGCCGGGCGAAGTCGCGCAGGACGCCTGGACGTGCGCGAAGATGGGCTTCGCGCTGATGGAAGCGCGCGCCCGCGGCGACGCGGCAGGCGCGGACAGCATTGAGAACGACCTGCGCTACAACGTCTGCGATCCGGCGTGGATCAAGGTCATCGAGAGCTACATGCAGTTCTTCGGCCCGGACGGCAAGCGCGCGTCGATTCCCTACCGGCGCGCGGCCGCCATCGGCCCCGTCACGGTGCCGCTGAAAGGGGGCGCGACGGTCGCGCTGATCGCCGACTGGGGCACGGGAACGGACGTCGCAGTGGATCTGCTGAAGCAGGCAGCGCTGCAAAACCCCGACGTCGTGATTCATCTCGGCGACATCTACTATTCGGGCACGCCTCAGGAATGCGATGCGAACTTCAGGAACATCGTCGACAGCGTGCTCTCGCGCAACACGAAGGACGTACCCGTCTACACGCTTTCGGGCAACCACGACATGTACTCCGGCGGCGCCGGCTATTACGGGCTGATCGACACGCTCAACGATCACGCTCGCCTTCAGCCCGCCAGCTTCTTCTGCCTGCGCAACGACGACTGGCAGTTCATCGCGATGGACACTGGGCTGCACGACTACGACCCGTTCCACGGAACGGAAGTCCTCACGTTTCTCGAGCAGGACGAAGAGGACTGGATTGTCGAGCGCATCGCCGAATTCAGCGGCAAGACGATCCTGCTCTCGCATCACCAGCTGTTTTCCGCGCTGTCGCAGATTGGACCGCTGCAGAGGGGCGGCAAGCTCGTCGCGCACAACCCGAAGCTGCTCGCGAGCTTCCAGCGTTTCGCGCAGGCCGCGAAGCAGCCCGTCAGCGCATGGTTCTGGGGCCACGAGCACAACCTGAGCATCTATCAGCCGTACCTCGGATTGAACCGCGGACGCTGCATCGGCCATGGCGCGGTGCCCGTGATCGTCGACGGACGGGAGAACGCGCCGGACCCGCGCATCGTCAATCCGCCCGCGCTGCAAAACGTGCTGCTGAAAGAGGCGGACAAGATCTACATGCACGGCTTCACGATCATCCGGCTCGGGCAAGGCGCGCAGAGCGGGCAGGCGTCCGCCGAGTACTATGAAAGCAGCGACGGCACGACGCCCATGTTCACGGAAACGCTTTAG
- a CDS encoding DUF2946 domain-containing protein produces the protein MASRFHRKIGCILGLLAILMAALAPTVSQAIAASRGAYDPAAALCSAQTASPAETQEDDAGNTHTLASHWHACGYCSLLAHIPVLPASPSTFALTVAAITQRVAVRFESVALVTPFESAQPRAPPVHL, from the coding sequence ATGGCGAGCCGGTTCCATCGGAAGATTGGCTGCATTCTCGGATTGCTCGCTATCCTGATGGCGGCGCTCGCACCTACCGTCTCGCAGGCCATTGCGGCGAGCCGCGGCGCATACGATCCCGCCGCCGCGCTCTGTTCCGCGCAAACGGCCAGTCCCGCCGAAACCCAGGAAGACGACGCCGGCAATACGCACACGCTCGCCTCGCACTGGCATGCGTGTGGCTATTGCAGCCTGCTCGCGCACATTCCCGTGCTGCCCGCCTCGCCGTCGACGTTTGCGCTGACGGTCGCCGCGATTACGCAGCGTGTGGCGGTTCGCTTCGAAAGCGTCGCGCTCGTCACACCGTTCGAAAGCGCGCAGCCGCGCGCGCCCCCCGTGCATCTCTGA
- the oxlT gene encoding oxalate/formate MFS antiporter, whose amino-acid sequence MNGNTRQATGSGLFSNRWCQLVIGMLCMALVANLQYAWTLFVAPMNARHHWGEASIQLAFSIFIVTETWLVPIEGWLVDRFGPRPVVAGGAICAGLAWMLFAHATTLPELYIGSVVAGIGAGGVYGTCVGNALKWFPDKRGLAAGLTAAGFGAGAAVTVIPIANMITRSGYEHTFLFFGILQGVAIFVLALLLHKPTTRAASNIKRKFAVSKIDYTPGQMIKTPVFWVIYAAFVAVAAGGLMATAQIGPIAKDWGLAKLPMTMFGMTLPLLTMTLSIDNICNGFTRPLCGFISDKIGRENTMFAIFIGEGLALLGMMQYGQNPYAFMTFAALIFLFWGEIFSIFPAICADTFGSKFAASNAGTLYTAKGTAALLVPLASVLSATGGWSLVFIVSAVITIAAGVSAKFVLAPMRARLIESGTSASSSSANASRLSASSGE is encoded by the coding sequence ATGAATGGAAACACCCGACAGGCGACGGGAAGCGGTCTATTTTCGAACCGTTGGTGTCAATTGGTGATCGGCATGTTGTGCATGGCCCTGGTCGCCAATCTTCAATATGCATGGACGCTCTTTGTCGCGCCGATGAATGCGCGGCACCACTGGGGCGAAGCATCGATCCAGCTTGCATTCTCGATCTTCATCGTCACGGAGACGTGGCTCGTACCTATCGAAGGATGGCTCGTCGACCGTTTCGGTCCACGTCCCGTCGTCGCGGGCGGCGCGATTTGCGCGGGCCTCGCGTGGATGCTGTTCGCGCATGCGACGACGCTGCCCGAGCTGTATATCGGGTCCGTCGTGGCCGGCATCGGCGCGGGCGGTGTGTACGGCACCTGCGTCGGCAATGCGTTGAAGTGGTTCCCGGACAAGCGCGGTCTCGCCGCGGGCCTGACGGCTGCGGGTTTCGGCGCAGGCGCGGCGGTGACGGTGATTCCGATTGCGAACATGATTACGCGCTCGGGTTACGAGCACACGTTCCTGTTCTTCGGCATCCTGCAAGGCGTGGCGATCTTCGTGCTGGCGCTGCTGCTGCACAAGCCGACGACGCGCGCCGCATCGAACATCAAGCGCAAGTTCGCGGTCAGCAAGATCGACTACACGCCGGGGCAGATGATCAAGACGCCCGTGTTCTGGGTGATCTACGCAGCCTTCGTCGCGGTCGCCGCGGGCGGCCTGATGGCAACGGCACAGATTGGTCCGATCGCGAAGGACTGGGGCCTCGCGAAGCTGCCGATGACGATGTTCGGCATGACGCTCCCGCTGCTGACGATGACGCTGTCCATCGACAACATCTGCAACGGCTTTACGCGTCCGTTGTGCGGTTTCATCTCCGACAAGATCGGCCGCGAGAACACGATGTTCGCGATCTTCATCGGCGAAGGTCTCGCGCTGCTCGGCATGATGCAGTACGGCCAGAACCCGTATGCGTTCATGACGTTCGCGGCACTGATCTTCCTGTTCTGGGGCGAGATCTTCTCGATTTTCCCGGCCATTTGCGCGGATACGTTCGGCAGCAAGTTTGCGGCGTCTAACGCGGGCACGTTGTATACGGCGAAGGGCACGGCGGCGCTGCTGGTGCCGCTTGCGTCGGTGTTGTCGGCCACGGGCGGCTGGAGTCTGGTGTTCATCGTCTCGGCCGTCATCACGATTGCGGCGGGCGTGTCGGCGAAGTTCGTGCTCGCACCGATGCGTGCACGGTTGATCGAGTCGGGGACATCCGCGTCCTCTTCGTCGGCCAACGCTTCGCGATTAAGCGCAAGCTCGGGCGAGTGA
- a CDS encoding GntR family transcriptional regulator, with protein MSSELDSQPAATPFTLSLQPIGTSASLRDRAYAMLRAAIADADIYASRDEIRLDDRALSESLGVSRTPVREAMTLLEQEGFVRTIPRRGIYIVRKSKREIVEMVQMWAALESMAARLATLHATDEEIARLRHMFDQFRDSTPAEHIAEYSDANIAFHQAIVELSKSQIILDTIKNIFIHVRAIRRMTISQSDRASRSIVDHLRIIEALEKRDTELAERLVRQHSLDLAAFIEANCDFLD; from the coding sequence ATGTCGTCAGAACTTGACAGTCAGCCAGCGGCCACGCCGTTCACCCTGTCACTGCAACCCATCGGGACGAGCGCCAGTCTGCGCGATCGCGCGTACGCGATGCTGCGCGCGGCAATCGCCGATGCCGATATCTATGCGTCGCGCGACGAAATACGCCTCGACGACCGCGCGCTGAGCGAATCGCTGGGCGTGAGCCGCACGCCTGTGCGCGAGGCGATGACGCTGCTCGAACAGGAAGGCTTCGTGCGCACGATCCCGCGCCGGGGCATTTACATCGTGCGCAAGAGCAAGCGTGAGATCGTCGAGATGGTCCAGATGTGGGCCGCGCTGGAAAGCATGGCGGCGCGGCTCGCCACGCTGCACGCAACCGACGAAGAGATCGCGCGGCTGCGTCACATGTTCGACCAGTTCCGCGATTCGACGCCAGCCGAACATATCGCCGAGTACTCGGATGCGAACATTGCGTTCCATCAGGCAATCGTCGAACTGTCGAAGTCGCAGATCATTCTCGACACGATCAAGAACATCTTCATTCACGTGCGCGCAATCCGTCGCATGACGATTTCGCAGAGCGACCGCGCGTCGCGCTCGATCGTCGATCACCTGCGCATCATCGAAGCACTGGAAAAACGCGACACCGAACTCGCGGAACGTCTGGTGCGCCAGCACTCGCTCGACCTCGCCGCCTTCATCGAAGCAAATTGCGATTTTCTCGATTGA
- a CDS encoding copper resistance CopC family protein: MNTTRLVAALALSLMLTPLAALAHVFPQKQEPGAGTTVEAPARVTITFDGPLEPAFSSLTVTDAAGKPVNTAKSTVDTQQPSVASVALPPALAAGKYTVHWVAVASDGHRTHGDYSFNVK, from the coding sequence ATGAACACGACACGACTCGTGGCGGCCCTCGCGCTGTCACTCATGCTGACGCCGCTCGCGGCGCTCGCTCATGTGTTTCCGCAAAAGCAGGAGCCCGGCGCGGGCACGACCGTCGAAGCACCCGCCAGGGTGACCATCACGTTCGATGGCCCGCTCGAACCCGCCTTCAGTTCGTTGACCGTCACGGATGCGGCGGGCAAGCCGGTGAACACCGCGAAATCGACGGTCGATACGCAGCAGCCGAGCGTCGCGTCCGTCGCGCTGCCGCCTGCGCTGGCCGCGGGCAAATACACGGTGCACTGGGTCGCGGTGGCGTCGGACGGACATCGCACGCACGGCGACTACTCGTTCAACGTGAAGTGA
- a CDS encoding IS256 family transposase: protein MPMKKKRTVASQAAARGPLPELPKALLDELVKGPMTPGEVQDLMLAFNKAIIERAMGAEMNLHLGYPPGESKPAGQANERNGASRKTVITDRGVVRVELPRDRDGSFEPILIPKHERRFTGFDERIIAMYARGMSVREIQAFLAESYGTEVSPDFISSVTDEVMAETLAWQNRPLETMYPVVFFDALRVKIRDDGVVSNKAVYLALGIQADGQRDVLGLWIEQTEGAKFWLKVFNELKTRGCQDILIAVVDGLKGLTDAIGAAYPKTAVQTCIVHLIRNSLEYAGWKDRKAVAQALRPIYAAASEEAAKQALQAFADGPWGAKYPSIVQSWQRAWEHVTPFFVFPPEIRRVVYTTNAIESLNMQLRKIIKTRGHFPNDDAAIKLLWLALRNVLAKNVRSAFDWKSAMNQFAILFGDRFTQARG from the coding sequence ATGCCAATGAAGAAGAAACGCACGGTGGCGTCTCAGGCAGCGGCCCGAGGGCCGCTGCCTGAACTGCCCAAGGCACTGCTGGACGAACTGGTCAAAGGGCCGATGACGCCAGGCGAGGTGCAGGATCTGATGCTGGCGTTTAACAAGGCGATTATCGAACGCGCGATGGGTGCGGAGATGAATCTGCATCTGGGGTATCCGCCGGGCGAATCCAAACCCGCTGGCCAGGCCAACGAGCGCAACGGCGCCAGCCGCAAGACGGTCATCACCGATCGTGGCGTCGTCCGGGTCGAGTTGCCGCGCGACCGCGACGGCAGCTTCGAGCCGATCCTGATCCCCAAACACGAACGCCGCTTCACCGGCTTTGACGAGCGCATCATCGCGATGTACGCGCGTGGCATGAGCGTGCGTGAGATCCAGGCCTTTCTGGCCGAGAGCTACGGCACCGAGGTGTCGCCCGATTTCATCAGTTCGGTCACCGACGAGGTGATGGCCGAAACGCTGGCCTGGCAGAACCGTCCGCTCGAGACGATGTACCCGGTGGTCTTCTTCGACGCGTTGCGGGTCAAGATCCGCGATGACGGTGTGGTCAGCAACAAGGCGGTGTATCTGGCTCTGGGCATTCAGGCGGACGGCCAGCGCGATGTGCTGGGCCTGTGGATCGAGCAGACCGAGGGCGCGAAGTTCTGGCTCAAGGTGTTCAACGAACTCAAGACCCGCGGCTGCCAGGACATCCTGATTGCGGTCGTTGACGGCCTGAAGGGGCTGACCGACGCGATCGGCGCGGCTTATCCGAAGACGGCGGTGCAAACCTGCATCGTGCATCTGATCCGCAACAGCCTGGAATACGCGGGCTGGAAGGACCGCAAGGCCGTCGCCCAGGCGCTGCGTCCGATCTACGCAGCGGCCAGCGAAGAGGCCGCGAAGCAGGCTCTGCAAGCCTTCGCTGATGGGCCATGGGGCGCGAAATACCCGAGCATCGTGCAGTCCTGGCAGCGCGCATGGGAGCACGTCACGCCGTTCTTCGTGTTTCCACCCGAGATCCGACGGGTCGTGTACACCACGAACGCCATTGAGAGTCTGAACATGCAGTTACGCAAGATCATCAAGACCCGCGGTCACTTCCCCAATGACGATGCTGCCATCAAGCTACTCTGGCTGGCATTGCGCAACGTCCTGGCCAAAAACGTGCGCTCAGCCTTCGACTGGAAGTCAGCCATGAACCAGTTTGCTATTCTGTTTGGCGATCGATTCACGCAGGCGCGCGGCTAA
- a CDS encoding DUF1428 domain-containing protein, with protein sequence MNYVDGFVVAVKAENREVYRKHAETAAGVFKEYGALNVVECWGDDVPEGKLTSFPLAVKREPDEVVVFSWVVWPSRAKRDEGMGKVMADPRLQPDVMTMPFDGKRLIYGGFEVIVDM encoded by the coding sequence ATGAACTACGTGGATGGATTCGTGGTGGCAGTGAAGGCGGAGAATCGCGAGGTTTACCGCAAGCACGCCGAGACGGCAGCGGGCGTGTTCAAGGAGTACGGCGCGCTGAACGTCGTCGAGTGCTGGGGCGACGACGTGCCCGAAGGCAAGCTCACGTCGTTCCCGCTGGCCGTCAAGCGTGAGCCGGACGAAGTGGTCGTGTTTTCGTGGGTCGTCTGGCCTTCGCGCGCGAAGCGCGACGAAGGCATGGGCAAGGTAATGGCCGATCCGCGTCTGCAACCCGATGTGATGACGATGCCGTTCGACGGCAAGCGGCTGATTTACGGCGGCTTCGAAGTGATCGTCGACATGTGA
- a CDS encoding GntR family transcriptional regulator: MSTDTQENVRTIPLSLNLTPISATASLRDQAYARLKHAIANTDIYHSRTEVRLDEKELTEALGVSRTPVREAMTLLEQEGFLRTVPRRGVYILRKTKKEIVEMICMWAALESVAARLATQRASNEDIARLRGMFDDFHSATPTDHIEEYSEVNIAFHQALVELSGSQIILDTIKNIFMHVRAIRRMTIAQSDRASRSIEDHMRIIEALEARDTERVETLVRQHSLDLALYVEAHCDFLD, translated from the coding sequence ATGTCCACCGACACGCAAGAAAATGTCCGCACGATCCCGTTGAGTCTGAATCTCACGCCGATCAGCGCGACAGCTTCGCTGCGGGATCAGGCGTACGCGCGACTCAAGCACGCGATCGCGAACACCGACATCTATCACTCGCGCACCGAAGTGCGGCTGGATGAAAAGGAATTGACCGAGGCGCTCGGCGTGAGCCGCACGCCAGTGCGCGAGGCGATGACGCTGCTCGAACAGGAAGGCTTTCTGCGCACGGTGCCGCGCCGCGGCGTGTACATCCTGCGCAAGACCAAGAAAGAGATCGTCGAGATGATCTGTATGTGGGCCGCGCTCGAAAGCGTGGCGGCGCGTCTCGCGACACAGCGCGCGTCGAACGAGGACATTGCCAGGCTACGCGGGATGTTCGACGACTTCCATTCGGCGACGCCGACCGATCACATCGAGGAGTACTCCGAGGTGAACATCGCGTTTCACCAGGCGCTCGTCGAGCTATCCGGTTCGCAGATCATCCTCGACACGATCAAGAACATCTTCATGCACGTGCGCGCGATACGCCGCATGACGATCGCGCAGAGCGACCGTGCGTCGCGTTCGATCGAAGACCACATGCGCATCATCGAAGCGCTGGAAGCGCGCGACACCGAGCGCGTCGAGACGCTGGTCCGCCAGCACTCGCTCGACCTCGCGTTGTATGTCGAAGCGCATTGCGATTTTCTGGACTGA
- the frc gene encoding formyl-CoA transferase yields MSKPLEGVKIIDFTHVQAGPACTQLLAWFGADVIKVERPGSGDVTRNQLRDIPEADALYFTMLNSNKRSLTLDTKTQDGKEVLEKLIQESDVLVENFAPGALDRMGFTWERINELNPKMIVASVKGFSDGHHYDDLKVYENVAQCAGGAASTTGFWDGPPTVSAAALGDSNTGMHLAIGILTALIGRDKTGKGQKVAVSMQDSVINLCRVKLRDQQRLDRVGYLEEYPQYPHGEFTDVVPRGGNAGGGGQPGWVLKCKGWETDPNAYIYFTVQGHAWEPICRAIGKPEWIDDPAYMTAQARQPHIFDIFNTIEAWLADKTKFEAVDILRKFDIPCAPVLSMKEIANDESLRASGTIVEVDHKARGKYLTVGSPIKFSDMKPEITGSPLLGEHTEEVLKDLGYSFDQIANLREAKVV; encoded by the coding sequence GTGAGCAAACCACTCGAAGGCGTCAAGATCATCGACTTCACGCACGTCCAGGCAGGTCCTGCGTGCACCCAGTTGCTTGCCTGGTTCGGCGCGGATGTGATCAAGGTCGAGCGTCCCGGCTCGGGCGACGTGACGCGTAACCAGCTGCGCGACATTCCGGAAGCCGACGCGCTGTACTTCACGATGCTCAACAGCAACAAGCGTTCGCTGACGCTCGACACGAAGACGCAGGACGGCAAGGAAGTGCTCGAAAAGCTGATTCAGGAATCGGACGTGCTGGTCGAGAACTTTGCACCGGGCGCACTGGACCGCATGGGCTTCACGTGGGAGCGCATCAACGAACTGAACCCGAAGATGATCGTGGCATCGGTCAAGGGCTTCAGCGACGGCCACCACTACGACGACCTGAAGGTCTATGAAAACGTCGCGCAGTGCGCAGGCGGCGCGGCATCGACGACGGGCTTCTGGGACGGCCCGCCGACGGTCAGCGCAGCGGCGCTCGGCGACAGCAACACGGGTATGCACCTGGCCATCGGCATTCTCACGGCGCTGATCGGCCGCGACAAGACGGGCAAGGGGCAGAAGGTGGCCGTGTCGATGCAGGACAGCGTGATCAACCTGTGCCGCGTGAAACTGCGCGACCAGCAGCGTCTGGACCGCGTCGGCTACCTCGAAGAGTATCCGCAGTATCCGCACGGCGAATTCACCGACGTCGTGCCGCGCGGCGGCAATGCGGGCGGCGGCGGTCAGCCGGGCTGGGTGCTCAAGTGCAAGGGCTGGGAAACGGACCCGAACGCGTACATCTACTTCACGGTTCAAGGGCACGCGTGGGAGCCGATTTGCCGTGCGATCGGCAAGCCGGAATGGATCGACGATCCGGCCTACATGACGGCGCAAGCACGTCAGCCGCACATCTTCGATATTTTCAACACGATCGAAGCGTGGCTCGCCGACAAGACGAAGTTCGAAGCTGTCGACATCCTGCGCAAGTTCGACATTCCGTGCGCACCGGTTCTGTCGATGAAGGAAATCGCCAACGACGAGTCGCTGCGTGCGAGCGGCACGATCGTCGAAGTGGACCACAAGGCGCGCGGCAAGTACCTGACGGTTGGCAGCCCGATCAAGTTCTCGGACATGAAGCCGGAGATCACGGGTTCGCCGCTGCTCGGCGAGCACACGGAAGAAGTGCTCAAGGACCTGGGCTACAGCTTCGATCAGATCGCGAACTTGCGGGAAGCGAAAGTGGTGTAA
- a CDS encoding PAS domain S-box protein, which translates to MQAAIDFEQLVNAIGDAVVISDAQGAITLWNPAAERIFGFTQEDALGQSLDLIIPERLRGRHWEGYEKTMATGQTRYGNDLLRVPAVHKDGRALSIAFTVALLYSPERELTGIVAVIRDETARFQEDRNLRKRIAELEARIGA; encoded by the coding sequence ATGCAAGCAGCCATCGATTTTGAACAGCTGGTCAACGCGATCGGCGATGCCGTCGTGATTTCGGACGCGCAAGGCGCGATTACGCTGTGGAATCCCGCAGCGGAGCGCATTTTTGGTTTTACGCAGGAAGACGCGCTGGGTCAGTCGCTCGATCTGATCATTCCCGAGCGTTTGCGCGGGCGTCACTGGGAAGGCTATGAGAAGACCATGGCGACGGGACAGACACGCTATGGCAACGATCTTCTACGCGTGCCTGCTGTGCATAAAGACGGGCGGGCGTTGTCGATCGCTTTTACGGTTGCACTGTTGTATTCACCCGAGCGTGAACTCACGGGCATTGTCGCGGTGATCCGCGATGAAACCGCGCGCTTCCAGGAAGACCGCAATCTGCGCAAGCGCATCGCGGAGCTTGAGGCGCGCATCGGCGCCTGA